CCGGCAGCGGCGCGGGCAACCTGGACAGACCGACGGGGCTCGCCAGTGATGGAACCCGCTTCGCGGTGGCGGACTACCGCAACAACCGCGTCCTCCTCTACCCGGCGCTCCCCGCGAGCACCGGGACCGAGCCCACGCGGGTGCTCGGCCAGCCCGCCCTGGACACCCGCGACACGGCTTGCAGCCGGGACCACCTGGGCCTCCCGCAGGGCGTGTTCATCGGCCACGGCAAGGTGCTCGTGGCGGACAGCGGCAACAACCGCGTCCTCGTGTGGAACTCGTTCCCCACCACGAACGCGGCCCCGGCGGAGCTCGTCCTCGGCCAGACGTCGTTCGACTCCTGCGCCTCCCATGACGCCGCCCCCTCCGCCTCCACCCTCTACAGCCCCACGGGCCTGTGGACGGATGGAACCCGCCTCGCGGTGGTGGATACCGCCAACAGCCGCGTGCTCCTCTGGAACAGCTTCCCCACCGTGAATGGACAGCCCGCGGACGTCGTCCTCGGCCAGTCCGGCTTCACCTCGCGCACCACGGACACCACCGCCTCCACCCTGCGGATTCCCACCTACATCGCCTCCACCGGGCAGCAGCTCTTCGTGGCCGACAGCCAGAACCACCGAGTGCTGGTGTGGAACCAGTGGCCCACCGCGAACGGCGCGCCGGCGGACATCGTCCTCGGGCAGCCGGACTTCGTCACCGGCGTCGAGGCCTCGCCGCCGACGGCGCCCACCACCGCCAGCGGCCTCAGCCAGCCGGGCGGCGTCCTCCTGGCGTGGCCCCAGGTGCTGGTGCCCGACAGCGGCAACAACCGCGTCCTCGTCTTCACCAGCCGCTGAGCCCTACCTGGCCCGTCTGCCCGGCCGCTCCCCTGTCGGGCAGTCCCACTTTCCGAGGAACCGGTGTTCCTCGGGGTCACGGACTATCCGAATTTCATCCTCCATGTATGATTACGTACAATCACGGGGAGAAAAGGGGATGACGTTGGAAGCTCCCTGAGCCGGAGCTACTGGCGAAGTCTCCTGGAAGCGCTCCCCGAGCGTGAATGCTTCGTAGGGGACGTCGCCGGATGAAGAAGAACGAAGCCGCTGCCGTGAGTTGGTCCTCCACCCCCTCCGTGGTGGTGGAGGAGGACATGGACGAGCGGACACTGGCCGCGGACGTGGAGTCGCTCTTCGCGCCCGTCCCGCAGGCCCAGCCCCCTACCTGGGATGGGCCCTCCAGTTCCGGCCACTCCAGCTCGGGCCACTCCAGCTCGGGCCACTCCAGCTCGGGGCTGTCGAACTCGGGCCTGTCGAACTCGGGGCTGTCGGGCTCGGGCTTCTCCGGCTCCAGCCCGTCGGGTTCCGGCTTCACGGGCTCCGGGGAGCTGGAGGGCCACGGACTGAGGCCCGGCACGCGCATCCAGCACTACGAGCTCATCCGCGAGCTGGGCAGCGGCGGCATGGGCACCGTCTTCCTGGCGCGAGACACGCGGCTGGGCCGGCGCGTGGCCATCAAGTTCCTGCACACGCAGGACGCGGACGTCACCAAGCGCTTCATCCTCGAGGCGCGCACCACGGCGCGCTGCAGCCACGAGAACATCGTCATCATCTACGAGGTCGGCGAGTCGCAGGCCGGCCCGTTCATGGTGCTGGAGTTCCTCGAGGGCCAGCCGCTGATGAAGGTGATGGGCAAGCAGCGCCTGCCCCCCTCGCGCGCGGTGGAGCTGATGGTGCCGGTGGTGCGCGCCCTGGCGTGCGCCCACGAGCAGGGCATCGTCCACCGGGACCTCAAGCCGGAGAACATCGTCGTGACGAACGCGGGCGCCATCAAGGTGCTCGACTTCGGTATCGCCAAGGTGCTCCAGGGAGACGAGCCCAACGAGGGCCTCATCGCCCAGGGCAACGGCAAGCCCCACCTGCCCTCCGCCGCGGAGCTGGGCGAGGACGTCTCCAACCTCACCCGCCGCGGCGCCATCATGGGCACCATGGCGTACATGGCCCCGGAGCAGTGGGGCATTGGCGTCCCCATCGACCACCGGGCCGACATCTGGGCCGTGGGCATCATGCTGTTCCGGATGATCGCCGGAAAGCACCCGTTGGATCCGCTGCGCGGCCCGCAGCTCATGGTCACGGCGATGATGGACGAGGCGATGCCGCGCCTGCAGAGCGTGGTGCCGGACGTGCCGCCGGACCTGGCCGCCGTCATCGACCGGTGTCTGCTCAAGCCCAAGGACGAGCGCTTCCCGGACGCCAACTCGCTGCTCAAGGCGCTGGAGCCCTTCCTCCCCGGGCGCTACAGCCGCGAGCTGCGCATCGACGAGAGCCCCTACGCGGGCCTCAGCTCCTTCCAGGAAGCCGACGCGGACCGCTTCTTCGGCCGCACGCGGGAGATCGCCGCGCTGGTCAACCGCATCAGTGACCGGCCGCTGCTGGCGGTGGTCGGCCCCTCGGGCACGGGCAAGTCCTCCTTCGTGCGAGCGGGCCTGGTGCCCGTGCTCAAGCGCTCCGGCACGGCCTGGGAGTCGCTCGTCATCCGCCCCGGCCGCAACCCGCTGGCGGCACTGGCCAACATCGTGGCGCCGCTGGTGAGCTCCTCCACCACCGTGGAGGAGGACATCGCGGAGCAGCAGCGGCTCGTCGAGCGCCTGCACGCGGAGCCCGGTTACGTGGGCAGCCTGCTGCGCAGCCGCGCCCGCCGCGAGCGCCGGAAGATTCTGCTCTTCATCGACCAGTTCGAGGAGCTCTACACGCTGGTGCCGGACGTGCGCGAGCGCATGGCCTTCACGGCGTGCCTGTCGGGCATCGCGGACGATGCCACCTCGCCCATCCGCGTCATCCTCTCCATCCGCTCGGACTTCCTGGACCGGGTGCCCGAGGACGAGCAGTTCATGGGCGAGCTGAGCCAGGGGCTCTACTTCCTCACCGCGCCCAACCGCGATGGCCTGAGGGACGCGCTGGTGCAGCCGGCGGAGATGGCCGGCTACCAGTTCGAGACTCCGGCCATGGTGGACAACATGCTGGAGCACCTGGACGCGAGCCAGGGCGCGCTGCCGCTGCTCCAGTTCGCCGCCACCCAGCTGTGGGAGTCGCGCGACACCAAGAACAAGCTGCTCACCGAGAGCGCCTACCAGTCCATTGGTGGCATCGCCGGTGCGCTCGCCACCCACGCCGACAGCGTGCTCGCGAGCATGTCCAACACGGAGCGCACGCTGGTGCGCGCCGTCTTCCTGCGGCTCGTCACCCCCGAGCGCACGCGCGCCATCGTGTCGGTGGACGAGCTGCGCGAGCTGACGAAGGACTCGGGGGAGATGCAGCGCCTCATCGACCACCTGGTGCAGGCGCGTCTGCTGGTGGTGCAGACGGGAGGCGGGGCCACGGGCGCGACGGTGGAGATCGTCCACGAGTCGCTGCTGCACAGCTGGCCCACGCTCAAGCGCTGGCTGGACGAGGGCCAGGAGGACGCGGGCTTCCTCGAGCAGCTGCGCAACGCGGCCCGGCAGTGGCAGGCGAAGAACTTCGACAACAACCTGCTGTGGCGCGGCGAGATGGTGGAGGAGGCGCTGCGCTTCCAGCGGCGCTTCCGCGGGGAGCTGCCGCAGTTGCAGCAGGACTACCTCACGTCCGTCTTCGCGCAGGCGAAGAAGGGCCGGCGCTTGAGGAAGGCGCTGCTCTTTGGCGGCACCACCTTCCTGGGCCTGCTGGTCATCGCGGCGGCGGTGGCGCTGGTGGTCATCAGCAACGCGCAGCGCGAGGCCGAGCGGCAGGCGGAGGTGGCCCTCAAGGCGGAGGCCGTGGCGCGCACCGCCGAGCAGACGGCGCGCAGCGCTGAAGTCGAGGCCAAGGAGCGTCTGGCCGAGGTGCAGGCCAAGGAGCTGGAGCGCCAGAAGGCGCAACAGGCGGCGGAGGCGGCCAACGCGCAGGCGGCGCTCGCCAACCAGGAGCTGCTCAGCAAGAACGACGAGCTGCTGCTGGCGCTCCAGCGGGCGCAGGAGGCCCAGCTGCGCGCCAAGGGCGCCAAGCGGCGGGCGGAGTCCAGTGCACGGGAGGCGCGCCAGGCCAAGGAAGAGGCCATCAAGGCGGCGCAGAGCCTCGCCAACCTGCTGCGCCGCGAGCAGGAGCGCGCCCAACGTCTGCAGTCCCAGCTCGGCAGTCCGGTCATCGAGGTCCTGAAGTGAGAACGGTGATGAACAGGTCCAGGTTCGCGCTCACCCTGTCCGCGGCGCTCCTCGCGCTGTGGACCGTGCCCGCCGAGGCCCAGACGCCCCGCGGCAAGCAGAAGCCCCCCGCGTCGCGCAAGGCCGGCGCGAAGCTGCCCGGCGCCAGGCTGTCCGGTGCGAAGAAGCCCGGCTCCAAGCTGTCCGGCACGAAGCTGCCCGGCTCCAAGCTGTCCGGCTCCAAGCTGAAACGCTCCAAGCAGCGGCCCGGTGCCGTGGAGCAGCCCGCCGAGGACACGTCCCTCTCCGGGCTCCCCACCGCGTCCGACGCGCCCCTGGAGGCCGCGCCTTCGTCGCCCGACCTGACGCCTCCGTCCCCCACGCAGCAGCAGGCGAGCAGCGCCCCCGAGGTGCTGGGAGATCGGCCCTGGGCCAAGGGCGTGTCGCCCGAGCAGCAGCAGGCCGCGATGGCGCTCTTCCAGTCGGCCAACTCGCTGCTCAAGGAGTCCGTCTTCGTCCAGGCCGTGGAGAAGTACCGCAAGGCGCTCGAGGCGTGGCCGCACCCCGCCATCCACTACAACCTGGCGCTGGCGCTGATGAACCTGGACCAGCCCGTGGAAGTGCACGAGCAGCTGGTGGCCGCGCTGCGCTACGGCCCCGCGCCCCTGGAGAACGAGAAGTACGAGTACGCCCGCAACTACAAGACGCTCATGGAGCGGCAGCTCGCCCGGGTGGACATCGCCTGTGACACGCCCGGCGCCACCGTGACGCTGGATGGCCAGACGCTCTTCGTGGCCCCCGGGAAGTTCTCGGGGCTGGTGCGTCCCGGCGCGCACAGCATCGTCGCCACCAAGGAGGGCTTCCTCCCCACCGACCAGAGCCGCACGCTGCTGCCCGGGGAGACGGCGGCCCTCGAGCTGAAGATGTTCACCTCCGAGGACCTCATCGAGTACCGGCGCAAGTGGGCCGCGTGGATGCCCTGGATGGTGGCGGGCGCGGGCGTGGCCGTGGGCGCCGGCAGTGGCTGGCTCCACCTCCAGGCCCGCGACAACCTGCGCGCCCTCGATGCCGGCGTCACCCAGTGCGGCGGCTGCTTCCTCACGCCCGCCCTCGACGCCACCCTCACCCGGGGCAACACCTACCAGGCCCTCGCCATGGGCGGGTACGCCGTCGGCGGCGCCGCGCTCATCACCGGCGTCGTGCTCGTCTACCTCAACCAACCCCAGCCGTTCCGCATCGATCCCAGCCAGAAGAAGCTGGAGGTCGTGGGTATCGCGCCCCTCGTTGGCGGCGGTACGGGCGGCATCCTCACCACCTTCCGTTTCTGAAAGACCCCCGAGAGCCCCCCTTATGAGACGAGAGCAGCCTCTCCAGATGAACGGCCGCGCCGCCGCGCTCGCCCTGGCGCTCCTGGCCCTCCCCCTTCTCTCCTCCTGCTTCGAGCCCACCAGCGTCCAGTGCCCCTCCGGCCTCTTCTGCCCCACCGGCCAGAAGTGCGCCGCCCGGCAGGACGTGTGCATCAAGACGGACTGTGGCGACGGCATCGTCCAGCAGGGCGAGTCCTGTGACGACGGCAACATCGTCGACGGCGATGGCTGTAGCCGCACCTGTACGTCCATTGAAATCTGCGGCAACCAGATCGTCGACGTGGCCCGCGAGGAGGTCTGCGACGACGGCAACACCCGCGACAAGGACGGGTGCAGCGGCAACTGCAAGTCCAGCGAGCTGTGCGGCAACGGCATCGTGGACCGGGCCGTGGGCGAGGTCTGCGACGACTTCAACACCCGCTCGGGTGACGGCTGCAGCGCGGACTGTCTGTCCCTGGAGCTGTGCGGCAACGGCTACACGGACACCGCCAAGAACGAGAAGTGCGACGACGGCAACAACGAGAGCGGTGACGGCTGCAGCTCCGACTGCAAGTCCCAGGAGAGCTGCGGCAACGGCTACAAGGACACCGTCAAGGGCGAGGTCTGCGACGACGGCAACAACGTCAACGCCGACGGCTGCAGCTCCGACTGCCGCTCCAACGAGTCGTGCGGCAACGGCACCAAGGACGTCTCCGTGGGCGAGTTCTGCGACGACGGCAACAACGTGAGCGGCGACGGCTGCAGCTCCGACTGTCTGTCCGGCGAGGGCTGCGGCAACGGCGTGCGCGACCCGGAGGAGCAGTGCGACGACGCGGGCGAGTCCACCTCCTGCAACGCCAACTGCACGCTGCGCATCTGCGGCGACGGCATCGTCAACCGCACCGCCGGGGAGCAGTGCGACACCCGGGGCGAGTCCCCCGAGTGCAACGCCAACTGCTCACTGCGCCGGTGTGGGGATGCCATCGTGAACTCCAGCGCCGGGGAGAACTGCGACAACGGCACCACCGCCGACTCCACCTCCTGCGACAACGACTGCACCATCCCCTTCTGCGGTGACAGCCACGTCAACGGCCCTCGCGGAGAGGTGTGCGACACGGGCGGCAACACCCTGACGTGCAACGCCAACTGCCTGCCGGCCGCCTGCGGCGACAAGTACCTCAACACGGCGTCGGGCGAGCAGTGCGACGACGGCCCCAACTCGCCCTACTGCGACAACGACTGCACCCCTCCCCTGTGTGGTGACAGGACGCTCAACACCGCCGCGGGCGAGAAGTGCGACGACGGCAACACCCTCAACGACGACGACTGCCTCGGCTCCTGCCAGCCCAACATCTGCGGCGATGGCCGGATCAACGTCAACGGCCCCGCCCGCACCGAGGCCTGCGACGACGGCAACACCTCCACCGAGAGCGAGTGCTCGTACAACACCCGCACCTGCACCTACTGCAACGCCACCTGCTCCTCGGTGCTCAACCTGACGGGCCGCTACTGCGGTGACGGGGCGAAGAACGACACGAGCGAGAAGTGCGACGACGGCAACAACACCACCGAGACCGAGTGCACCTACGGCACCAAGAACTGCTCGGCCTGTGACGCGGCCTGCTCGACGCCCCTCACCCTCTCCGGCCGCTACTGCGGTGACGGGGCGAAGAACGACACGAGCGAGTCGTGTGACGACGGCAACAACGTCACCGAGTCCGAGTGCAGGTACAACGAGAAGACCTGCACCCTGTGCAACGCGGACTGCTCGGCCCCCATCGAGCGCACGGGCCGCTACTGCGGTGACGGCACCCGCAACGACGCGAGCGAGGCCTGCGACGACGGCAACAACACCAGCGAGGGCTCCTGTCCCTATGGCCAGGCGACCTGCGTCGCCTGCAACGCCAACTGCACCTCCGTCCTCAACCTCTCCGGTACCTTCTGCGGTGACGGCATCAAGAACCACCCCAGCGAGGTCTGCGACGACGGGGACAGGCTCGACAACACCGAGTGCCCGTATGGCCAGGCGAGCTGCAACATGTGCAACGCCAACTGCACGGACTTCATCCCCCTGACGGGCCGCTACTGCGGTGACGGCGCGAAGAACGACCCGAGCGAGGCGTGTGACGACGGCAACACGACGAATGAGATTGAGTGCCCGTATGGCCAGGCGAGCTGCAACACGTGCAACTCGACCTGCTCCGCCGTGCGTCCCCTCTCGGGCCGCTACTGCGGTGACGGCCTGAAGAACGACGCGCGCGAGGTGTGCGACGATGGCAACGTCACCACCGAGACGGAGTGCCCCTACGGCACCACGAGCTGCCTGCGGTGCGACGCGGCGTGCGCCAAGGAGCTGCCGCTCACCGGCCCGTACTGCGGAGACAAGCGCGTCACCAACACCGAGGTGTGCGACGACGGCAACACCGATACCTGCGGCAGCTGCAGCCTCTCGTGCAACCGCAACCAGCTCGCCAAGGCCAGCGGCACCATCACCAACGTCGCGGGCACGCTGCTGCGCGATGGTGACCGGTTCACCATCTCCGACGGCTTCAACCTCACCGCGGTGACGTTCGAGTTCGACAAGTTCGGCGGCGGTGTCACCAAGGGCAACATCCAGGTCTCCTACAACGACTCGGATTCGGCGGCGCAGATCGCCAACCTGGTCGCCACCGCCATCAACACCAAGGTGACGACCGTGGCCTTCGACATCACGGCGGTGGCCAGCGGGCACATCGTGACCGTCACGCACACGCGGCAGGGCTCCTACGGCAACCGGGCCATGTCCGAGTCCGTCAACGGCACCCTGGACTTCAAGGTCAACGGCATGTCCGGTGGCGGCGGCTATGACTGTCCGTCCGGCACGCGGTGCATGAGCGACGCGGACTGCGACCCCAACCTGGTGTGCCTGCCCGACGGCACCTGCGGAGCCCTGTAGGACCGCCGTCCTGGCAGTGAAGCCGCCGGCGCGGCCTGGCGCTCGTCACCCGAGCGCGCCAGGACGTGGCCGGCGGTCTCGTTTCCCGCTCCAAAAAGAAGACGCCCGGGGCCGTGGGGCACCCGGGCGTCAGGACTTCACTTCACCAGCTGGCCGCGAGGCTCAGTAGGTGCCCTTCATCGTCACGGCCGTGTACGCGCTGTAGCCGTAGGAGCAGGCGTACCAGGTACCGGCGCTCGGGGCGTTGATGGTGCAGCTCTCCGTGTTGCCGTTCAGGTACGGACGGCAGTTGTAGCTGCTGAGGGTGGGCTGCGCGCCGAAACGCACGTACAGGTCCGCGTCACCCGTGGTGCCCGTCTTGCCCGTCTGGTTGAAGACCACCGAGGTCTTCCCGGCCGGCACGTTCAGCGTGAAGCAATTCCAGGCGGCCGAGGCACCCGAGTACTGGGCCGACTCCACGCCGCTGGTCAGCACGTTGCCACCGCCGGAGCCCGCCGTGTACGAGCCCTTGAGGCTCATGCCCGAGGCGGCCGAGTAGCCGTAGATCTTCACGTAGTAGGTGCCAGCGCTCGGAGCGGCGAAGGTGCAGGTCTCCGTGTTGCCACCGGCGTACGGACGGCAGTCGTACGCGGAGGTGGTCGGCTCGGAGCCGAACTTCACGTACATGTCGCCGTCACCCGTGCCACCGCTCAGGTTGAAGGCCAGGTTGGAGGAGCCCGCGGGCACCGCCAGCGTGTAGGTGCAGCTCCAGGCGTTGGTGTCCGCGGCGATGCCGGTGACGGTCACGCCGTTGGAGAGCGCGACAGGCGCCGTGCAGGTCGGCGGAGGCGGGGTGGTGCCACCGCCCACGCCCACGGCCTCCCAGGCCTGGGTGACGGAGGCCTTCTCCGCCGCGCCCGTGCCGTAGAGCAGCTCGGCGGCCTGCTCGGTGTACGTCTTCGCCTGGGCGAAGGTGGTGGAGGCCGTCATCAGGTCCACGTTGGCCTTGTAGAAGATGGCGCCGGCCTTCTGGATGCCGATGCCCGTGACGTTGGTGGTGGTCACGTTGCGCGGGTGCGTGCCGCCCGTGGACAGCAGCTTGAAGGCCAGGTTGGCGATGCCCGAGTTCCAGTGCACGCCGCCGTTGTCGGACGTCCCCGTGTAGCGCGTGGGGTAGTAGTCCTTCGACGAGCCATCCTGCGTGGGGTTGGCCATGTAGCGGAGCGCGTCACCCGGGGTGTTCGGCGTCCACACGTCGTCGCCCACCATCCACACCGCCGCGTCCACCACCCAGCCGCGGTTCCACGACTCGCAGTAGGCGCCGAAGATGTCGCTCAGGCCCTCGTTGAGGGCGCCGGACTCGTTGGAGTAGGTGAGGTTGGACTCGGAGCTGGTCACCGCGTGCGTCAGCTCGTGCACCGTCACGTCCAGCGACTTGCCCAGCGGCGCGGCGTCCACGCCGTTGCTGTCGCCGTACACCATCTGGGTGCCGTTCCAGAAGGCGTTGGTGTAGCTGGTGCTGTAGTGCACCGTGCTCTTCAGCTGCGCGCCCGCGTTGTTGTACGAGTCACGGCCGAAGTTCTGGAAGTAGCACTGGTAGGTGGTGCCCAGGTGGCCGTAGTTGTCGTCCACGTGGGTGTCGCCGGTGGCGGCGCCGCCCTCGGAGCGCTTGAGGGTACCGGGCAGGCTGGTGCCGTTGTTGGCCGAGTACACCGCGCGGTTCTGCGCCGCGTGGATGTCCGTGGTGACCAGCTCGACGCCGCCCGTCAGGGCGTTGACGAAGACATGGTCGCGGATGGGCAGCTCCGCGCCCTCGCCCGTCACCACCACCTCGTAGGCCAGCTTCAGGCGGCTGTCCTTCTCGGAGCGCACGTACACCAGGCGGGCCTCGCCCTCGGAGGCCAGTGCGCGGCCCGAGGTGCTGTCCAGCGCGGCGACCCGGGCGGCCTCACCGGAGATGCGCGCGGTGGAGGCAACGAGCTCCCCGTCACGGGCCGAGCCGTTGGCGGCATAGATGCGGCCCTCGTGGTCCACGTGCACGATGAGCTCGCCCCCCACCACCGGCAGCCCGTTCTTCGTCTGGCCGTAGCGGATGTGGGTGTGGCCCTGCTCGTCCACGGAGACGCGCTTCACCACCAGGTCCGTGGCCCGCAGGCGGAAGACGGGGGCGATGCGCTGGAGCGCGTCACCCACGCGGGAGCTCGCGTCACGGGGCGCGAGGCCCCGCAGCGACTGGCCCGCGGAGCCGAAGTCGCCACGCACCATGAAGGGCACCACGCCGTCCTCGTGCGTGCCGAGCACCTGGGCACCGGGAATGGCGCTCAGCGCGGCCTTCACGTCCGAGGAGCCGAGGGTGTCGACGTCGCCGGTGTTCTCCTTCAGCGACTCGTCCGAACCCTCCACCGCGCAAGCCGCCAACGGCAGCGCGAGGAGTGCAGCCAGAATACGATTCCGAACCAAGGGGGGTACCTCCTGCTGGGCGGTGACGGAGCTGCCACCGCGGGCAGGGTCCGCTATCAGCAGGAGTCATGCCGTCTCGTGAAAACGCGTCCTCCTCGTCTCACGCTCATTCCCCGAGAAAACGCGGTGGAGCATGGATGTCCCACTGCCTCCGCGCCGCCGTGTAACCGGCCTTGACACGAAATGGCCCAAGCTCGCGAAATGATTGTGTTTCAAACGAACGCGGGGACTGACCTGGATCCGGACACTTCTGGCGCGAGGATGTCCCCCACCACCCGCCCACCGCCAGGGCGAGACCCACGTCGGAGGCCGAACATCCAGCCGGACCATTCATTCCCGGAGCGCTCACCGGGCAGGCTTGGAACGGCCCTGTGACAACCAGGGGGCCAAGGGCCAAGGTGGCTGATTCATTTGACTTTCGACGCGATGCGGAAGAATTGGAAGCGTCGCTTCATCCTCAGCCATCACAGGTCTCCATGACGTCCTTCGTTCTCCTGGCCCAGATGGGCCACAACGAGCAGCTGGGCTGGCTCAGCCGCAAGCTGCTCGGCGTGACGCTCACCAGCGCCGAGTGGGTGCTCTGGGTGCTGGTCACGCTCTCCGTGCTCTCCATCGCGCTGATGCTGGAGCGGGCCGTGTACTTCGCCACGCACCGGCTGCCCA
The sequence above is drawn from the Archangium gephyra genome and encodes:
- a CDS encoding NHL repeat-containing protein, encoding MRIGRLGLLGLATLVAACEEKPPAKPATYRVGGTVSGLSGGALTLQLNGQQSLTRSSDGPFSFETPLENRSDYAVTVASTPAEQECSVEGGTGKVAGADVSSVQVRCGTRTYTLGGSVEGLRGTLGLSLGGETLQVTAAGGFTFTTKLPRGGAYTVGVATQPEGQRCTVSNGTGTVAGNVTNLSVRCVDWYTLDSAQAASLVIGQKDLTSGLPHQALPPGANTLDGPWGNPVLAGGRLYLSDQNSHRVLGFNGVPAANDASAAFVLGQPDSTTVTAGSGAGNLDRPTGLASDGTRFAVADYRNNRVLLYPALPASTGTEPTRVLGQPALDTRDTACSRDHLGLPQGVFIGHGKVLVADSGNNRVLVWNSFPTTNAAPAELVLGQTSFDSCASHDAAPSASTLYSPTGLWTDGTRLAVVDTANSRVLLWNSFPTVNGQPADVVLGQSGFTSRTTDTTASTLRIPTYIASTGQQLFVADSQNHRVLVWNQWPTANGAPADIVLGQPDFVTGVEASPPTAPTTASGLSQPGGVLLAWPQVLVPDSGNNRVLVFTSR
- a CDS encoding serine/threonine-protein kinase, giving the protein MKKNEAAAVSWSSTPSVVVEEDMDERTLAADVESLFAPVPQAQPPTWDGPSSSGHSSSGHSSSGHSSSGLSNSGLSNSGLSGSGFSGSSPSGSGFTGSGELEGHGLRPGTRIQHYELIRELGSGGMGTVFLARDTRLGRRVAIKFLHTQDADVTKRFILEARTTARCSHENIVIIYEVGESQAGPFMVLEFLEGQPLMKVMGKQRLPPSRAVELMVPVVRALACAHEQGIVHRDLKPENIVVTNAGAIKVLDFGIAKVLQGDEPNEGLIAQGNGKPHLPSAAELGEDVSNLTRRGAIMGTMAYMAPEQWGIGVPIDHRADIWAVGIMLFRMIAGKHPLDPLRGPQLMVTAMMDEAMPRLQSVVPDVPPDLAAVIDRCLLKPKDERFPDANSLLKALEPFLPGRYSRELRIDESPYAGLSSFQEADADRFFGRTREIAALVNRISDRPLLAVVGPSGTGKSSFVRAGLVPVLKRSGTAWESLVIRPGRNPLAALANIVAPLVSSSTTVEEDIAEQQRLVERLHAEPGYVGSLLRSRARRERRKILLFIDQFEELYTLVPDVRERMAFTACLSGIADDATSPIRVILSIRSDFLDRVPEDEQFMGELSQGLYFLTAPNRDGLRDALVQPAEMAGYQFETPAMVDNMLEHLDASQGALPLLQFAATQLWESRDTKNKLLTESAYQSIGGIAGALATHADSVLASMSNTERTLVRAVFLRLVTPERTRAIVSVDELRELTKDSGEMQRLIDHLVQARLLVVQTGGGATGATVEIVHESLLHSWPTLKRWLDEGQEDAGFLEQLRNAARQWQAKNFDNNLLWRGEMVEEALRFQRRFRGELPQLQQDYLTSVFAQAKKGRRLRKALLFGGTTFLGLLVIAAAVALVVISNAQREAERQAEVALKAEAVARTAEQTARSAEVEAKERLAEVQAKELERQKAQQAAEAANAQAALANQELLSKNDELLLALQRAQEAQLRAKGAKRRAESSAREARQAKEEAIKAAQSLANLLRREQERAQRLQSQLGSPVIEVLK
- a CDS encoding carboxypeptidase-like regulatory domain-containing protein; the protein is MNRSRFALTLSAALLALWTVPAEAQTPRGKQKPPASRKAGAKLPGARLSGAKKPGSKLSGTKLPGSKLSGSKLKRSKQRPGAVEQPAEDTSLSGLPTASDAPLEAAPSSPDLTPPSPTQQQASSAPEVLGDRPWAKGVSPEQQQAAMALFQSANSLLKESVFVQAVEKYRKALEAWPHPAIHYNLALALMNLDQPVEVHEQLVAALRYGPAPLENEKYEYARNYKTLMERQLARVDIACDTPGATVTLDGQTLFVAPGKFSGLVRPGAHSIVATKEGFLPTDQSRTLLPGETAALELKMFTSEDLIEYRRKWAAWMPWMVAGAGVAVGAGSGWLHLQARDNLRALDAGVTQCGGCFLTPALDATLTRGNTYQALAMGGYAVGGAALITGVVLVYLNQPQPFRIDPSQKKLEVVGIAPLVGGGTGGILTTFRF
- a CDS encoding DUF4215 domain-containing protein; this encodes MRREQPLQMNGRAAALALALLALPLLSSCFEPTSVQCPSGLFCPTGQKCAARQDVCIKTDCGDGIVQQGESCDDGNIVDGDGCSRTCTSIEICGNQIVDVAREEVCDDGNTRDKDGCSGNCKSSELCGNGIVDRAVGEVCDDFNTRSGDGCSADCLSLELCGNGYTDTAKNEKCDDGNNESGDGCSSDCKSQESCGNGYKDTVKGEVCDDGNNVNADGCSSDCRSNESCGNGTKDVSVGEFCDDGNNVSGDGCSSDCLSGEGCGNGVRDPEEQCDDAGESTSCNANCTLRICGDGIVNRTAGEQCDTRGESPECNANCSLRRCGDAIVNSSAGENCDNGTTADSTSCDNDCTIPFCGDSHVNGPRGEVCDTGGNTLTCNANCLPAACGDKYLNTASGEQCDDGPNSPYCDNDCTPPLCGDRTLNTAAGEKCDDGNTLNDDDCLGSCQPNICGDGRINVNGPARTEACDDGNTSTESECSYNTRTCTYCNATCSSVLNLTGRYCGDGAKNDTSEKCDDGNNTTETECTYGTKNCSACDAACSTPLTLSGRYCGDGAKNDTSESCDDGNNVTESECRYNEKTCTLCNADCSAPIERTGRYCGDGTRNDASEACDDGNNTSEGSCPYGQATCVACNANCTSVLNLSGTFCGDGIKNHPSEVCDDGDRLDNTECPYGQASCNMCNANCTDFIPLTGRYCGDGAKNDPSEACDDGNTTNEIECPYGQASCNTCNSTCSAVRPLSGRYCGDGLKNDAREVCDDGNVTTETECPYGTTSCLRCDAACAKELPLTGPYCGDKRVTNTEVCDDGNTDTCGSCSLSCNRNQLAKASGTITNVAGTLLRDGDRFTISDGFNLTAVTFEFDKFGGGVTKGNIQVSYNDSDSAAQIANLVATAINTKVTTVAFDITAVASGHIVTVTHTRQGSYGNRAMSESVNGTLDFKVNGMSGGGGYDCPSGTRCMSDADCDPNLVCLPDGTCGAL
- a CDS encoding M4 family metallopeptidase translates to MVRNRILAALLALPLAACAVEGSDESLKENTGDVDTLGSSDVKAALSAIPGAQVLGTHEDGVVPFMVRGDFGSAGQSLRGLAPRDASSRVGDALQRIAPVFRLRATDLVVKRVSVDEQGHTHIRYGQTKNGLPVVGGELIVHVDHEGRIYAANGSARDGELVASTARISGEAARVAALDSTSGRALASEGEARLVYVRSEKDSRLKLAYEVVVTGEGAELPIRDHVFVNALTGGVELVTTDIHAAQNRAVYSANNGTSLPGTLKRSEGGAATGDTHVDDNYGHLGTTYQCYFQNFGRDSYNNAGAQLKSTVHYSTSYTNAFWNGTQMVYGDSNGVDAAPLGKSLDVTVHELTHAVTSSESNLTYSNESGALNEGLSDIFGAYCESWNRGWVVDAAVWMVGDDVWTPNTPGDALRYMANPTQDGSSKDYYPTRYTGTSDNGGVHWNSGIANLAFKLLSTGGTHPRNVTTTNVTGIGIQKAGAIFYKANVDLMTASTTFAQAKTYTEQAAELLYGTGAAEKASVTQAWEAVGVGGGTTPPPPTCTAPVALSNGVTVTGIAADTNAWSCTYTLAVPAGSSNLAFNLSGGTGDGDMYVKFGSEPTTSAYDCRPYAGGNTETCTFAAPSAGTYYVKIYGYSAASGMSLKGSYTAGSGGGNVLTSGVESAQYSGASAAWNCFTLNVPAGKTSVVFNQTGKTGTTGDADLYVRFGAQPTLSSYNCRPYLNGNTESCTINAPSAGTWYACSYGYSAYTAVTMKGTY